One window of Cuculus canorus isolate bCucCan1 chromosome 10, bCucCan1.pri, whole genome shotgun sequence genomic DNA carries:
- the ATP1B4 gene encoding protein ATP1B4, translating into MDGNTSAQGTEGQHQSPHGKLENKHEERVQIPDRRQDETKAAMGSKTWGDLAGEMKMFLWNPEERTCLGRTAKSWGLILLFYFIFYTCLAGMFAFCIYVMLLTLSPYTPTYQDRVSPPGVMIRPYLNGFTIAFNVSQPSTWQPYVDSMHQFLAAYDDKVQEEKNIECISGRYFIQGGNESEEKKACQFKRSRLQKCSGIEDPTFGYSKGQPCILLKMNRIIGYRPGAGVPVSVDCKVQKGNESDLRSVDFYPGNGTFDLMYYPYYGKFTHVNYTSPLVAMHFTDVKKNYLVPIQCSLNGKGIINDLNSDRFLGRIIFTLNIGK; encoded by the exons GAAAATAAGCATGAGGAGAGAGTCCAGATTCCTGACAGAAGGCAGGACGAGACCAAGGCAGCAATGGGGAGCAAAACATGGGGAGACCTGGCTGGGGAGATGAAGATGTTCCTGTGGAACCCAGAGGAGAGAACATGCCTGGGGAGAACAGCCAAGAGCTGGG GCTTGATCTTACTGttttacttcatattttatACGTGCCTAGCGGGAATGTTTGCCTTTTGCATATACGTGATGCTGCTCACCCTGAGCCCTTACACACCCACGTACCAGGACCGTGTGTCTCCCCCAG gaGTAATGATCAGGCCGTATTTGAATGGATTCACCATTGCCTTCAACGTCTCTCAGCCCAGCACGTGGCAACCCTATGTGGACAGCATGCACCAGTTCCTGGCAG CTTATGATGATAAAGTTCAAGAGGAGAAGAATATTGAGTGCATCTCAGGACGGTACTTCATCCAAGGGGGCAATGAAAGTGAGGAGAAGAAGGCCTGTCAGTTCAAGCGCTCGCGGCTGCAGAAGTGCTCTGGCATTGAGGACCCAACTTTTGGCTACTCTAAAGGCCAGCCCTGCATCTTGCTGAAGATGAACCGG ATCATAGGCTACCGCCCCGGTGCTGGGGTCCCCGTGAGCGTGGACTGCAAAGTGCAG AAAGGCAATGAAAGCGATCTCAGATCGGTGGACTTCTACCCTGGAAATGGGACATTTGATCTCATGTATTATCCCTACTATGGCAAGTTCACTCAT GTCAACTATACGTCCCCGCTAGTGGCTATGCACTTTACGGATGTGAAGAAGAATTATTTGGTCCCTATTCAGTGCAGTCTGAATGGGAAAGGTATTATCAATGACCTGAACAGCGACCGCTTCCTGGGCCGAATCATCTTCACACTCAACATTGGAAAGTAG